A genomic window from Methanobacterium sp. BRmetb2 includes:
- a CDS encoding TIGR00269 family protein, producing the protein MDPEIFNQKIENIVRSTAKQYKLIESGDKIAIAVSGGKDSILTLHMLHMLQKELDFEIFAISIDEGIAGYRESGIMAARKHAENLDVKFILRSFKDEFDFSLDDISTNYKSACIPCGVFRRYLLNKTAYEEGAVKIATGHNLDDEIQSFLMSFARADLIKFYKFGPKLDSIHPRLIPRIKPLWNIPEKEVGMWAVLNDVDVHFAECPYSSRSLRSKIKNFLNEAESKKPGTKFAILESFKKSFRFKKPDIQLFECVYCGEPSSSTTCKACIMMKEIKDEY; encoded by the coding sequence ATGGATCCAGAAATTTTTAATCAGAAAATTGAGAATATTGTACGTAGCACGGCTAAACAATACAAATTAATAGAATCTGGAGATAAGATTGCCATAGCAGTATCTGGTGGTAAAGATAGTATTTTAACTTTGCACATGCTTCACATGCTTCAAAAAGAACTTGATTTTGAAATTTTCGCCATATCTATAGATGAAGGTATTGCTGGTTATCGTGAAAGTGGAATCATGGCTGCTCGAAAGCATGCTGAGAATTTAGATGTGAAATTTATACTTAGATCCTTTAAAGATGAATTTGATTTTAGTCTGGATGATATTTCCACAAATTATAAAAGTGCATGTATTCCTTGCGGTGTTTTTAGAAGATATTTATTGAACAAAACCGCCTATGAAGAGGGTGCAGTTAAAATTGCCACAGGACATAATCTTGATGATGAGATCCAATCCTTTTTAATGAGTTTTGCCCGTGCCGATCTTATTAAGTTTTACAAGTTCGGACCTAAACTGGATTCAATCCATCCGAGGTTAATTCCACGAATAAAACCCCTTTGGAATATTCCCGAGAAGGAAGTAGGTATGTGGGCAGTTCTAAATGATGTAGACGTCCATTTTGCTGAATGTCCATATTCTTCAAGGTCTCTAAGATCGAAAATCAAAAATTTCCTGAATGAGGCTGAATCTAAAAAACCAGGAACAAAGTTTGCCATACTGGAATCTTTTAAAAAATCATTTAGATTTAAAAAACCGGACATCCAACTTTTTGAATGCGTTTATTGTGGTGAACCATCATCATCAACCACATGCAAAGCATGCATAATGATGAAAGAAATTAAGGATGAATATTAA